A genomic region of Macaca mulatta isolate MMU2019108-1 chromosome 5, T2T-MMU8v2.0, whole genome shotgun sequence contains the following coding sequences:
- the LOC144341029 gene encoding putative synaptotagmin-14-like protein, whose amino-acid sequence MLESFQILVQNRVQGTIHKIKFGRDSQMRMSEMLCSESTSSCQSLEHGSVPEILISLLCNATTGRLSAEVIKGSHFKNLAANRPPNTYIKLTLLKSMDQEMSKCKIPICRGQPNPVYKETFVFQGALFQLSDVTLILSVYNKRSMRSKEMIGWISLGLNSFGEEELNHWTEMKESKGQQVHRWHALLESL is encoded by the coding sequence ATGTTGGAGAGCTTCCAGATCTTGGTTCAGAATAGAGTACAAGGAACAATTCACAAGATAAAATTTGGCCGTGACTCCCAAATGAGAATGTCAGAAATGTTGTGTAGTGAAAGTACATCCTCATGTCAGTCTCTTGAACACGGCTCAGTTCCAGAAATTCTCATTAGCCTGCTTTGTAATGCCACAACTGGAAGACTATCAGCAGAAGTGATAAAAGGCAGCCACTTCAAAAATTTGGCAGCAAATAGACCACCCAATACATATATTAAGTTAACTCTGCTGAAATCCATGGATCAAGAGATGTCCAAATGCAAGATACCCATCTGCAGAGGGCAGCCAAATCCAGTGTACAAggaaacttttgtttttcaaggGGCCCTATTTCAGCTTTCTGATGTGACACTCATACTGTCTGTATATAACAAACGCAGCATGAGAAGTAAAGAGATGATAGGCTGGATTTCTTTAGGTCTCAACAGCTTTGGAGAAGAAGAACTCAATCACTGGACTGAAATGAAAGAGTCAAAAGGACAGCAAGTACATAGATGGCATGCGTTGCTAGAGTCACTATGA